A genomic segment from Limibacillus halophilus encodes:
- a CDS encoding haloacid dehalogenase type II has product MNTEVNSTPWGQIKACVFDAYGTLFDVHSAAARLAEELGPNKDSISNLWRQKQLEYTWLRSLMKEHVDFWKITGDALDFALESHGVQNPQFRAQLMELYLKLEAYPEVPACLQRLQAAGIATAVLSNGEPKMMAAAIEFAGLGQSLDYALSVEEVGVYKPDSRVYQMAVDRLGVTRQEICFVSSNTWDATAAAHFGFQVAWLNRFNRLWDKLPGTPKAVISTLDDLPVPVRA; this is encoded by the coding sequence ATGAACACTGAAGTTAACAGCACTCCCTGGGGCCAGATCAAAGCTTGCGTCTTTGATGCTTATGGCACCCTGTTCGACGTCCATTCGGCCGCTGCACGACTTGCCGAAGAACTGGGGCCGAACAAAGACTCCATCTCTAATCTCTGGCGCCAAAAACAGCTGGAATACACCTGGTTACGCAGCTTGATGAAAGAGCATGTGGATTTCTGGAAAATCACAGGTGACGCCCTGGATTTCGCCTTGGAAAGCCACGGCGTTCAGAACCCGCAATTCCGAGCTCAGCTCATGGAGCTCTATCTGAAACTTGAGGCCTATCCGGAGGTGCCGGCCTGCCTGCAGCGCTTGCAAGCCGCAGGCATCGCAACAGCGGTTCTTTCGAACGGCGAGCCCAAGATGATGGCCGCCGCTATCGAGTTCGCAGGCCTTGGCCAATCGCTCGACTATGCCCTTTCAGTTGAGGAAGTGGGTGTGTACAAGCCAGACTCGCGTGTCTACCAGATGGCCGTCGACCGTTTGGGCGTGACGCGACAGGAGATTTGTTTCGTCTCAAGCAATACGTGGGATGCAACCGCAGCCGCGCACTTTGGTTTTCAGGTGGCCTGGTTGAATCGCTTCAACCGCCTCTGGGATAAGTTACCGGGAACACCGAAGGCCGTTATCAGCACGCTGGACGACCTTCCGGTACCGGTCCGCGCTTGA